A window from Henckelia pumila isolate YLH828 unplaced genomic scaffold, ASM3356847v2 CTG_466, whole genome shotgun sequence encodes these proteins:
- the LOC140872520 gene encoding uncharacterized protein has product MANNRTVWDIIRPPVEDLGGTSVEDPYAHLERFLSICDTFKVNGVISDAVRLHLFPFFLQGEAIEWLDDLPAGSITTWDQLVQTFLNKYFPPTKMAKLFSDIISFRQKEAESTHTFYKGADQSVRSMLDAAANGSLFRKTPAEAWEIIGNMVESNIGWPDAKMEKKAGVLEVNALTSSANQVQVQQPDEQQVFEFDAANFMGNQGRQQYNPYNNTYNPGWKNHPNFSWKSVDPIANTSKPVEKKTSFEEIMMKYVTGTETRLQNQEAMLQKLETQMAQIATQLSTRPTGSLLSNTEPNPRGVNAIMVMS; this is encoded by the exons ATGGCGAACAACCGAACTGTTTGGGATATTATTAGGCCgccagttgaag ATTTGGGAGGTACATCTGttgaagacccctacgctcatctggagcgttttctgtcgatctgtGACACGTTCAAGGTGAATGGGGTAATATCTGATGCAGTGCGGCTGCATTTATTCCCATTCTTTCTACAAGGAGAAGCTATTGAGTGGCTAGACGATTTGCCTGCTGGTTCAATCACTACATGGGATCAACTTGTTCAGACCTTTCTGAATAAGTATTTCCCTCCAACGAAGATGGCTAAATTATTTTCtgacatcatctcattcaggcaGAAAGAAGCTGAATCT ACTCATACCTTCTACAAAGGGGCGGATCAGTCTGTTCGATCCATGCTGGATGCTGCTGCTAACGGAagcctattcaggaagacaccaGCGGAGGCATGGGAAATCATTGGCAATATGGttgaaagcaacattggatggccagatgctAAAATGGAGAAAAAGGCTGGAGTACTAGAAGTCAACGCATTG acatcttcagccaatcaagtgcaagTTCAACAGCCTGACGAACAACAAGTATTTGAATTTGATGCAGCGAATTTTATGGGGAATCAAgggagacagcagtacaatcccTACAACAATACTTATAATCCTGgctggaagaaccatccaaactTCTCATGGAAATCTGTAGATCCTATAGCTAATACATCGAAGCCAGTCGAGAAGAAGACCtcctttgaagaaatcatgatgaaatatgtaacTGGTACTGAGACCCGTCTACAAAATCAGGAGGCAATGTTGCAGAAGTTAGAAACTCAGATGGCTCAGATAGCAACCCAACTCTCGACTCGTCCTACTGGATCGTTGCTTagcaacactgaaccaaatccaAGGGGCGTAAATGCTATTATGGTCATGTCCTGA